In a single window of the Zea mays cultivar B73 chromosome 5, Zm-B73-REFERENCE-NAM-5.0, whole genome shotgun sequence genome:
- the LOC100286235 gene encoding uncharacterized protein LOC100286235 precursor: protein MVAPVVIASAGLGMLAGVAMANRSLGNGLPAASRWDARPRCATCGGSGRVECICNRWSDGDSGCRTCAGSGRMPCRSCGGSGTGRPLPARLTVQHQKPPPPPPPGYN from the coding sequence ATGGTGGCGCCGGTGGTGATTGCGTCGGCCGGGCTGGGCATGCTGGCCGGCGTGGCGATGGCCAACCGGTCCCTCGGGAACGGGCTCCCGGCGGCCTCCAGGTGGGACGCGCGCCCGCGCTGCGCCACGTGCGGCGGCTCCGGCCGCGTGGAGTGCATCTGCAACCGCTGGTCCGACGGCGACTCCGGCTGCCGGACCTGCGCTGGGTCGGGGAGGATGCCCTGCCGCAGCTGCGGCGGCTCCGGCACGGGCCGACCGCTCCCTGCACGGCTCACCGTCCAGCACcagaagccgccgccgccgccgccgcccggctACAACTGA